In Doryrhamphus excisus isolate RoL2022-K1 chromosome 7, RoL_Dexc_1.0, whole genome shotgun sequence, one genomic interval encodes:
- the ist1 gene encoding IST1 homolog, with amino-acid sequence MLGGGFKSERLRVNLRLVINRLKHLENKKTELAQKARKEIADYLASGKDERARIRVEHIIREDYLVEAMEILELYCDLLLARFGLIQSMKELDPGLQEAVSTLIWAAHRLQTEVTELKIVSDQLCAKYSKEYGKLCRSNQIGTVNERLMHKLNVEAPPKILVERYLIEIAKNYNVPYEPDAMVRPEVNHGENTDLIDVNSHKKSGGGGGGFTAPAVPMPMPRTTPFNYPPPKGAEPFNPAIGFNFPHAMEGGQPPQLPTSPPTYESIDDLTDNNSLPSQSTGPSTQIDDCALPELPSVPDTLPTTSFGGNATTSDDIDFDDLTRRFEELKKKT; translated from the exons ATGCTCGGAGGAGGCTTCAAATCAGAGAGGTTAAGAGTCAACCTCCGGCTCGTCATCAACCGACTCAAACACCTCGAGAACAAGAAAA CTGAGCTCGCGCAAAAGGCTCGCAAGGAGATTGCGGACTACTTGGCGTCGGGAAAAGATGAGCGGGCGCGGATCCGTGTGGAGCACATCATCAGGGAGGACTACTTGGTGGAAGCCATGGAGATCCTGGAGCTTTACTGTGACTTGCTACTGGCACGTTTCGGCCTCATTCAGTCTATGAA GGAACTGGATCCAGGCTTACAGGAGGCCGTGTCCACCCTCATCTGGGCTGCCCATCGCCTCCAGACGGAGGTGACTGAATTAAAGATC GTATCAGACCAGTTGTGTGCCAAGTATAGCAAGGAATACGGCAAGCTGTGCAGGTCAAACCAGATTGGAACCGTCAATGAAAGG CTGATGCACAAACTCAATGTGGAGGCCCCTCCCAAGATCTTGGTGGAGCGCTACCTGATCGAGATTGCCAAGAACTACAACGTACCCTATGAACCTGACGCCATGGTCCGG CCTGAGGTGAATCATGGAGAAAACACAGACCTCATTGATGTGAACAGCCACAAAAAatcaggaggaggtggaggagggttTACTGCTCCTGCCGTGCCCATGCCCATGCCTAGGACCACACCTTTCAACTACCCACCTCCCAAAGGAGCG GAACCATTCAATCCGGCCATTGGATTCAACTTCCCGCACGCCATGGAAGGAGGGCAACCCCCTCAGCTGCCCACTTCTCCCCCCACATACGAGTCT ATTGATGACCTCACTGACAATAACTCTCTTCCTTCCCAGAGCACAG GTCCCTCGACCCAAATAGACGACTGCGCTCTCCCGGAACTTCCTTCTGTCCCCGACACGCTCCCGACCACCTCCTTCGGCGGAAACGCCACCACGTCGGATGACATCGACTTTGACGATTTGACACGACGCTTTGAAGAGCTGAAGAAGAAGACTTAA
- the LOC131132413 gene encoding IST1 homolog isoform X1 has protein sequence MPIGFKAERLRVNLRLVIQRLKLLEKKKSELAQKARKEIADYLSAGKDERARIRVEHIIREDYLVEAMEVLELFCELLLTRFGLIKSMKELDPGLQEAVSTLIWAAHRLEAQVAELKIVSQQLCAKYSKEYGKLCMTNQIGTVNERLMNKMSVEAPPKILVERYLIEIAKNYNVPYDADAMVLPEVSLGNEAALIDVDNYKKPGGGRGGGGDGGGGGGGGGFTAPAMPMAMPMPVHFNYPLPPNGAEAFNPAVGSYNSFPHTVGGGQPPQLPTSPPTYESVSHPLPHGQTERAGRHSGKSGSLSLTLFLFCISTLCLSWFSSCFVCTGSGSMDLPVLYCTVLYCTVLYCTILYCTLYCNTTPWMKTTLLLFQIDDLTGKNSLPSQAIAPSSRIYDNKVLPDLPSVPDTLPPSYGNKTAASDDIDFDDLSRRFEELKKKT, from the exons ATGCCAATAGGTTTCAAAGCGGAGAGGTTAAGAGTCAACCTCCGTCTTGTCATCCAGAGACTCAAACTCCTTGAGAAAAAGAAAA GTGAACTCGCTCAAAAGGCTCGAAAAGAGATCGCAGACTATTTGTCAGCGGGAAAAGATGAGCGGGCGCGGATCCGTGTGGAGCACATCATCAGGGAGGACTACTTGGTGGAAGCCATGGAGGTCTTGGAGCTTTTCTGCGAATTGTTGCTGACACGCTTCGGGCTTATTAAGTCCATGAA gGAGCTGGATCCAGGTTTGCAGGAGGCGGTGTCCACCCTTATATGGGCAGCCCATCGCCTCGAGGCACAGGTGGCGGAGTTAAAGATC GTATCACAGCAGCTTTGTGCAAAATACAGCAAGGAGTACGGCAAACTATGCATGACCAACCAGATTGGTACGGTCAATGAAAGA CTGATGAACAAAATGAGCGTGGAGGCTCCTCCCAAGATCTTGGTGGAGCGTTACCTGATTGAGATCGCCAAGAACTACAACGTTCCGTATGATGCCGACGCCATGGTGCTG CCCGAGGTTAGTCTCGGCAATGAAGCAGCCCTGATTGACGTAGATAATTACAAAAAGCCCGGAGGAGGcagaggcggcggcggcgatggtggtggcggcggcggcggcggtgggttCACTGCTCCGGCCATGCCCATGGCTATGCCCATGCCGGTACACTTCAACTACCCACTACCTCCCAATGGAGCA GAAGCGTTCAATCCGGCCGTCGGATCCTACAACAGCTTCCCGCACACGGTGGGAGGAGGGCAGCCCCCCCAGCTGCCCACTTCCCCCCCCACGTACGAGTCCGTAAGTCATCCTCTTCCCCACGGACAGACGGAGAGGGCGGGGCGTCACTCAGGGAAGAGCGGTTCACTTAGCTTGACACTTTTCCTTTTCTGCATTTCTACACTTTGCCTGAGTTGGTTTAGTTCCTGCTTTGTGTGCACAGGAAGTGGCAGTATGGATTtacctgtactgtactgtactgtactgtactgtactgtactgtactgtactatactgtactgtaccctGTACTGCAATACAACACCATGGATGAAGACGACACTTCTTCTCTTTCAGATCGATGACCTAACAGGCAAAAACTCTCTTCCTTCCCAGGCCATAG CTCCCTCATCACGCATATACGACAACAAAGTTCTACCGGACCTTCCTTCTGTCCCCGACACGCTCCCGCCATCCTACGGCAACAAGACCGCCGCTTCGGACGACATCGACTTTGATGACCTTTCCCGCCGCTTTGAGGAGCTGAAGAAGAAGACCTAA
- the LOC131132413 gene encoding IST1 homolog isoform X2 produces the protein MPIGFKAERLRVNLRLVIQRLKLLEKKKSELAQKARKEIADYLSAGKDERARIRVEHIIREDYLVEAMEVLELFCELLLTRFGLIKSMKELDPGLQEAVSTLIWAAHRLEAQVAELKIVSQQLCAKYSKEYGKLCMTNQIGTVNERLMNKMSVEAPPKILVERYLIEIAKNYNVPYDADAMVLPEVSLGNEAALIDVDNYKKPGGGRGGGGDGGGGGGGGGFTAPAMPMAMPMPEAFNPAVGSYNSFPHTVGGGQPPQLPTSPPTYESVSHPLPHGQTERAGRHSGKSGSLSLTLFLFCISTLCLSWFSSCFVCTGSGSMDLPVLYCTVLYCTVLYCTILYCTLYCNTTPWMKTTLLLFQIDDLTGKNSLPSQAIAPSSRIYDNKVLPDLPSVPDTLPPSYGNKTAASDDIDFDDLSRRFEELKKKT, from the exons ATGCCAATAGGTTTCAAAGCGGAGAGGTTAAGAGTCAACCTCCGTCTTGTCATCCAGAGACTCAAACTCCTTGAGAAAAAGAAAA GTGAACTCGCTCAAAAGGCTCGAAAAGAGATCGCAGACTATTTGTCAGCGGGAAAAGATGAGCGGGCGCGGATCCGTGTGGAGCACATCATCAGGGAGGACTACTTGGTGGAAGCCATGGAGGTCTTGGAGCTTTTCTGCGAATTGTTGCTGACACGCTTCGGGCTTATTAAGTCCATGAA gGAGCTGGATCCAGGTTTGCAGGAGGCGGTGTCCACCCTTATATGGGCAGCCCATCGCCTCGAGGCACAGGTGGCGGAGTTAAAGATC GTATCACAGCAGCTTTGTGCAAAATACAGCAAGGAGTACGGCAAACTATGCATGACCAACCAGATTGGTACGGTCAATGAAAGA CTGATGAACAAAATGAGCGTGGAGGCTCCTCCCAAGATCTTGGTGGAGCGTTACCTGATTGAGATCGCCAAGAACTACAACGTTCCGTATGATGCCGACGCCATGGTGCTG CCCGAGGTTAGTCTCGGCAATGAAGCAGCCCTGATTGACGTAGATAATTACAAAAAGCCCGGAGGAGGcagaggcggcggcggcgatggtggtggcggcggcggcggcggtgggttCACTGCTCCGGCCATGCCCATGGCTATGCCCATGCCG GAAGCGTTCAATCCGGCCGTCGGATCCTACAACAGCTTCCCGCACACGGTGGGAGGAGGGCAGCCCCCCCAGCTGCCCACTTCCCCCCCCACGTACGAGTCCGTAAGTCATCCTCTTCCCCACGGACAGACGGAGAGGGCGGGGCGTCACTCAGGGAAGAGCGGTTCACTTAGCTTGACACTTTTCCTTTTCTGCATTTCTACACTTTGCCTGAGTTGGTTTAGTTCCTGCTTTGTGTGCACAGGAAGTGGCAGTATGGATTtacctgtactgtactgtactgtactgtactgtactgtactgtactgtactatactgtactgtaccctGTACTGCAATACAACACCATGGATGAAGACGACACTTCTTCTCTTTCAGATCGATGACCTAACAGGCAAAAACTCTCTTCCTTCCCAGGCCATAG CTCCCTCATCACGCATATACGACAACAAAGTTCTACCGGACCTTCCTTCTGTCCCCGACACGCTCCCGCCATCCTACGGCAACAAGACCGCCGCTTCGGACGACATCGACTTTGATGACCTTTCCCGCCGCTTTGAGGAGCTGAAGAAGAAGACCTAA
- the LOC131132413 gene encoding IST1 homolog isoform X4, translating into MPIGFKAERLRVNLRLVIQRLKLLEKKKSELAQKARKEIADYLSAGKDERARIRVEHIIREDYLVEAMEVLELFCELLLTRFGLIKSMKELDPGLQEAVSTLIWAAHRLEAQVAELKIVSQQLCAKYSKEYGKLCMTNQIGTVNERLMNKMSVEAPPKILVERYLIEIAKNYNVPYDADAMVLPEVSLGNEAALIDVDNYKKPGGGRGGGGDGGGGGGGGGFTAPAMPMAMPMPEAFNPAVGSYNSFPHTVGGGQPPQLPTSPPTYESIDDLTGKNSLPSQAIAPSSRIYDNKVLPDLPSVPDTLPPSYGNKTAASDDIDFDDLSRRFEELKKKT; encoded by the exons ATGCCAATAGGTTTCAAAGCGGAGAGGTTAAGAGTCAACCTCCGTCTTGTCATCCAGAGACTCAAACTCCTTGAGAAAAAGAAAA GTGAACTCGCTCAAAAGGCTCGAAAAGAGATCGCAGACTATTTGTCAGCGGGAAAAGATGAGCGGGCGCGGATCCGTGTGGAGCACATCATCAGGGAGGACTACTTGGTGGAAGCCATGGAGGTCTTGGAGCTTTTCTGCGAATTGTTGCTGACACGCTTCGGGCTTATTAAGTCCATGAA gGAGCTGGATCCAGGTTTGCAGGAGGCGGTGTCCACCCTTATATGGGCAGCCCATCGCCTCGAGGCACAGGTGGCGGAGTTAAAGATC GTATCACAGCAGCTTTGTGCAAAATACAGCAAGGAGTACGGCAAACTATGCATGACCAACCAGATTGGTACGGTCAATGAAAGA CTGATGAACAAAATGAGCGTGGAGGCTCCTCCCAAGATCTTGGTGGAGCGTTACCTGATTGAGATCGCCAAGAACTACAACGTTCCGTATGATGCCGACGCCATGGTGCTG CCCGAGGTTAGTCTCGGCAATGAAGCAGCCCTGATTGACGTAGATAATTACAAAAAGCCCGGAGGAGGcagaggcggcggcggcgatggtggtggcggcggcggcggcggtgggttCACTGCTCCGGCCATGCCCATGGCTATGCCCATGCCG GAAGCGTTCAATCCGGCCGTCGGATCCTACAACAGCTTCCCGCACACGGTGGGAGGAGGGCAGCCCCCCCAGCTGCCCACTTCCCCCCCCACGTACGAGTCC ATCGATGACCTAACAGGCAAAAACTCTCTTCCTTCCCAGGCCATAG CTCCCTCATCACGCATATACGACAACAAAGTTCTACCGGACCTTCCTTCTGTCCCCGACACGCTCCCGCCATCCTACGGCAACAAGACCGCCGCTTCGGACGACATCGACTTTGATGACCTTTCCCGCCGCTTTGAGGAGCTGAAGAAGAAGACCTAA
- the LOC131132413 gene encoding IST1 homolog isoform X3 gives MPIGFKAERLRVNLRLVIQRLKLLEKKKSELAQKARKEIADYLSAGKDERARIRVEHIIREDYLVEAMEVLELFCELLLTRFGLIKSMKELDPGLQEAVSTLIWAAHRLEAQVAELKIVSQQLCAKYSKEYGKLCMTNQIGTVNERLMNKMSVEAPPKILVERYLIEIAKNYNVPYDADAMVLPEVSLGNEAALIDVDNYKKPGGGRGGGGDGGGGGGGGGFTAPAMPMAMPMPVHFNYPLPPNGAEAFNPAVGSYNSFPHTVGGGQPPQLPTSPPTYESIDDLTGKNSLPSQAIAPSSRIYDNKVLPDLPSVPDTLPPSYGNKTAASDDIDFDDLSRRFEELKKKT, from the exons ATGCCAATAGGTTTCAAAGCGGAGAGGTTAAGAGTCAACCTCCGTCTTGTCATCCAGAGACTCAAACTCCTTGAGAAAAAGAAAA GTGAACTCGCTCAAAAGGCTCGAAAAGAGATCGCAGACTATTTGTCAGCGGGAAAAGATGAGCGGGCGCGGATCCGTGTGGAGCACATCATCAGGGAGGACTACTTGGTGGAAGCCATGGAGGTCTTGGAGCTTTTCTGCGAATTGTTGCTGACACGCTTCGGGCTTATTAAGTCCATGAA gGAGCTGGATCCAGGTTTGCAGGAGGCGGTGTCCACCCTTATATGGGCAGCCCATCGCCTCGAGGCACAGGTGGCGGAGTTAAAGATC GTATCACAGCAGCTTTGTGCAAAATACAGCAAGGAGTACGGCAAACTATGCATGACCAACCAGATTGGTACGGTCAATGAAAGA CTGATGAACAAAATGAGCGTGGAGGCTCCTCCCAAGATCTTGGTGGAGCGTTACCTGATTGAGATCGCCAAGAACTACAACGTTCCGTATGATGCCGACGCCATGGTGCTG CCCGAGGTTAGTCTCGGCAATGAAGCAGCCCTGATTGACGTAGATAATTACAAAAAGCCCGGAGGAGGcagaggcggcggcggcgatggtggtggcggcggcggcggcggtgggttCACTGCTCCGGCCATGCCCATGGCTATGCCCATGCCGGTACACTTCAACTACCCACTACCTCCCAATGGAGCA GAAGCGTTCAATCCGGCCGTCGGATCCTACAACAGCTTCCCGCACACGGTGGGAGGAGGGCAGCCCCCCCAGCTGCCCACTTCCCCCCCCACGTACGAGTCC ATCGATGACCTAACAGGCAAAAACTCTCTTCCTTCCCAGGCCATAG CTCCCTCATCACGCATATACGACAACAAAGTTCTACCGGACCTTCCTTCTGTCCCCGACACGCTCCCGCCATCCTACGGCAACAAGACCGCCGCTTCGGACGACATCGACTTTGATGACCTTTCCCGCCGCTTTGAGGAGCTGAAGAAGAAGACCTAA